The nucleotide sequence TGCGAGTTTGTCCAAAGAAAAACCTTTTGTATGACGGATGAGTTTCAGATTCTCTTTGACGACATCTGTTATATAATCGCCAGATTCTGAAATCAATTGTTCAATTCCGTCAGTCGGTTGCTCTACTTTACTTACCATTGTCCAACCGTCCAATATAACAGAGGTACTGTCAACAAACTAACGTTTCAGCTTTTCTTTTTTCTCTTCAATCACAAAGACGGGAGGGAGTTTTAGGCCCGGGGGAAACTTTTTTTGGATCTCCTTAGCCGATCCGCGGTAACTGGTTTCGTTTGCCATGGAGATCCCGAGGGCTAGGAAAATCTGACGGTCTCCAGGCAGGATTTTGGCCAAGGTCTCGAGGCAGTGTTTGGCCCGGTAAGCCGTCTCATAAAAGGCGATGGTCACACCGAGGCCAATGTATTGTTTGAGTGTTCGTTCCCTTTCTTTTTCCTCTCTAGGCAAAAAACCCAAAAAAAGAAAGGGTGAGGTAGCAAATCCAGAACTAGTGAGAGCGGCGATAAGGGCTGTGGGACCTGGGGCGGAGCGGACTTCTACACCCATTTCCCAAGCGAGTGGGACAAGCCATTTCCCTGGATCTTCGAGGCCTGGACTTCCGGAATCAGAGATCAGACAGGTTCTTTTCGTTGTCGCCAGTTTCATCCCAATTTCATCCATTTCCTTACGCGAGGTGTGTTCATTCAAAAGGTCAAAGGGTTTTGAAATCCCCAACCTTTTCAGTAAGGTGGAAGTGGTTCTTTGTTCTTCTCCGATGATCCAGTCAGCTTCCTCTAACAAGATTTTGGTGCGAGGGGGAATGTCCGCATCGTTTCCAATCGAATTGGATACTAAATAAAGTCGGTTCATCTGGTTACTGCAGGAAAGGTAAAGTAGGGTTGGACATAAATTCCCTTGGCAACACAAGCAGAGGCAAATTCTGGATTGTCACGGTCAATTGCCACGGCCATTTGTTTGGCCCGACAAAGCATCGGATAATCATTAAAAGAATCTCCGAAAGCAAGATCAGGATATACACCGATTCTTTCTTCGATGGCTTTTACTTTTCCTTCGCCATA is from Leptospira perdikensis and encodes:
- the rsmI gene encoding 16S rRNA (cytidine(1402)-2'-O)-methyltransferase gives rise to the protein MNRLYLVSNSIGNDADIPPRTKILLEEADWIIGEEQRTTSTLLKRLGISKPFDLLNEHTSRKEMDEIGMKLATTKRTCLISDSGSPGLEDPGKWLVPLAWEMGVEVRSAPGPTALIAALTSSGFATSPFLFLGFLPREEKERERTLKQYIGLGVTIAFYETAYRAKHCLETLAKILPGDRQIFLALGISMANETSYRGSAKEIQKKFPPGLKLPPVFVIEEKKEKLKR